A window of the Pseudoalteromonas sp. A25 genome harbors these coding sequences:
- a CDS encoding exo-alpha-sialidase, whose product MLKKGHSPYDWQGYVVISRDFTRWSKPCRLPGNLIGPTKHAPLWLNSDWLLLPSSTEKGPSRITIEKLNVNTGETQLVNVNHTAAKITEHFLQPALIKYPNNEIHGYCRSNLANLYHFKSTDNGNSFSSLYRTDIPNPNSAFALLRAINTEGYYMAINPSHQNRKKLWVIFINWAGEKRIIHEEPNTDNDDLAYPALAMLNDGSLLLCYSVNQQTLRFSTIHL is encoded by the coding sequence ATGCTAAAAAAAGGGCATAGCCCCTATGATTGGCAAGGATATGTTGTAATATCCCGTGACTTCACACGCTGGTCCAAGCCCTGCAGGCTGCCCGGTAATTTGATAGGACCAACTAAACACGCTCCGTTATGGTTAAACAGTGATTGGTTACTACTACCATCGAGTACTGAAAAAGGCCCTAGCAGAATTACGATTGAAAAGCTCAATGTGAACACAGGAGAAACCCAGCTCGTCAACGTTAACCACACAGCAGCCAAAATAACTGAGCATTTTTTGCAACCGGCTTTGATAAAATACCCCAATAACGAAATACACGGCTATTGCAGAAGCAATTTGGCTAATCTGTATCATTTTAAAAGCACCGATAACGGCAACTCCTTCAGTTCTCTATATAGAACCGATATACCAAACCCTAATTCCGCATTTGCTTTGCTTCGTGCGATTAATACTGAGGGTTATTACATGGCAATCAACCCTTCGCACCAAAATAGAAAAAAGCTTTGGGTTATTTTTATCAACTGGGCGGGTGAAAAACGCATTATTCATGAAGAACCAAACACCGACAATGATGATTTAGCCTATCCCGCTCTTGCTATGCTCAACGATGGCAGCTTGCTGTTGTGCTATTCTGTCAACCAGCAAACTCTGCGCTTTTCGACCATACACTTATGA
- a CDS encoding NAD(P)-dependent oxidoreductase — protein sequence MREVNNVVVIGATGGSGYNTVQALVKLGYTVTAMSRNASKTFKSPIKAVDGSALDEAPLRVAIAGQDAVIITLGISQNPIGVRLFGAQKTPLNIRSQGTKKVIQVMKSLGVKRLIVQTTYGSGPSKNKLRLLDKLFFDWILKPQVDDTELQDSYVRESQLDWTIVQPVHLTDDDNYHERLFSSSNYEVGQWSVSRTLVGKFNALLVNDNATINETYTLSALPET from the coding sequence ATGAGAGAAGTCAATAATGTCGTTGTTATTGGTGCAACGGGTGGTTCTGGATATAACACAGTTCAAGCGCTTGTTAAGCTTGGCTATACAGTGACGGCCATGTCACGCAATGCATCAAAAACTTTTAAATCCCCTATTAAAGCTGTCGATGGTTCTGCGCTAGACGAAGCGCCGCTGCGAGTTGCTATTGCAGGGCAAGATGCAGTCATTATTACGCTGGGGATTTCGCAAAACCCTATTGGTGTGCGTTTATTTGGTGCTCAAAAAACACCTTTAAACATTCGCAGTCAGGGGACCAAAAAGGTTATTCAAGTGATGAAGTCGTTAGGAGTAAAGCGCTTAATTGTGCAAACCACATATGGCTCAGGCCCGAGCAAAAATAAACTGCGTTTATTAGATAAGTTGTTTTTTGACTGGATCTTAAAACCGCAAGTTGATGACACTGAATTGCAAGATTCATACGTGAGAGAAAGCCAGTTAGATTGGACGATTGTTCAGCCTGTGCACTTAACGGATGATGATAATTACCATGAACGGCTTTTTTCATCGTCTAACTATGAAGTAGGGCAGTGGTCGGTGTCGCGTACGTTGGTAGGAAAATTTAACGCTTTGTTAGTAAACGATAATGCCACGATTAATGAGACATATACGCTCTCAGCCTTGCCAGAAACCTAA
- a CDS encoding Ig-like domain-containing protein yields the protein MAFSKRIILPHALLGLSVLPLHALAYDCQGLATWSNTLVYTKGDLVTQQNTAFEAQWWTLNQSPTNNSAPFYVWKNLGQCGGNQAPNVVLTSPVDGSVLPANDSAVFIAEASDPDGQVAQVEFFLDSQSIGIANQSPYQITWQTVVGQYVVSAVATDDKGATRTSKLAQLTIRDGMENLPPTVELLNPANDAQFKKGETIRISADAKDADGEIESVEFWLNNTKLSTDTTAPYEHDWLATVGKQQLKAIATDDKGATASALVSVDVTAQSSGGCANVPAYQAGGNYNAGDLVSHHNNKYRCDIGPWCSSSALWAYEPGVGEHWQEAWTDQGICAIAPQVSFISPTPNSSLLQGNHYEIAVQAQDADGQINQVSVYANDTLLASLSQAPYSVTWQAQQLGAISLKATATDNEGNVASSAQMVTVTDKPLVASITSPSAGTQLTLGSSVQVKADAAALVGQVTQVSFAIDGVVVATDTTAPYSTTYTPASLGMKTLVATAKDNLGNEAQSEGVSIKVIDKPLGKTHKLIGYWHNFVNPAGCPIPLNQISDAWDIIDIAFADNDRNSNGTVHFNLFEKDIHSNCPPVDPVQFKQDMQNLQAQGKVFVLSLGGAEGTITLNTDSDEANFVASLTDIINEWGFDGLDIDLESGSNLVHGSQIQARLPRALKQIEQNVGGDMVLTMAPEHPYVHGGMIAYSGIWGAYIPLINELRETLDLLHVQLYNNGGLPNPYEPGSAPEGSVNMMVAHAKMLVEGFDLADGSRFMPLRDDQVAIGLPSGPQSANSGQAPIGNITAALDCLINATNCSSIVPNKRYPNFGGVMTWSINWDKYDGYNFSKPIGEKLTQLNQQN from the coding sequence ATGGCATTTTCAAAACGAATAATCTTACCCCATGCCCTGTTAGGGCTATCAGTGTTACCGCTTCATGCGCTGGCATATGATTGTCAGGGGCTAGCAACATGGTCAAATACATTGGTATACACTAAAGGCGATCTAGTCACACAACAAAATACTGCCTTTGAAGCCCAGTGGTGGACACTTAATCAATCTCCAACAAACAACTCAGCCCCTTTTTATGTTTGGAAAAACCTCGGACAATGTGGTGGCAACCAAGCCCCTAACGTGGTGCTTACCAGCCCTGTTGATGGCTCTGTTTTACCCGCAAATGACAGCGCTGTTTTTATCGCCGAAGCATCCGATCCAGATGGACAGGTAGCACAAGTTGAGTTCTTTTTAGATTCACAATCTATCGGTATCGCAAATCAATCTCCCTACCAAATTACTTGGCAAACAGTGGTAGGGCAATATGTCGTCAGCGCAGTGGCAACCGATGACAAAGGGGCTACTAGAACCAGTAAATTGGCGCAGCTTACGATACGCGATGGGATGGAAAACTTACCACCAACAGTTGAGCTACTAAATCCGGCAAACGATGCTCAGTTTAAAAAAGGTGAGACAATACGTATTAGTGCCGATGCAAAAGATGCTGATGGTGAAATAGAGTCTGTCGAGTTTTGGCTTAACAATACTAAGCTTAGCACCGATACCACTGCGCCTTACGAACATGATTGGCTTGCTACTGTTGGCAAGCAGCAACTCAAAGCTATCGCCACCGACGACAAAGGAGCAACCGCAAGCGCACTTGTATCGGTTGATGTAACAGCGCAAAGCTCTGGAGGCTGCGCCAATGTTCCTGCATATCAGGCTGGCGGCAATTATAATGCGGGTGACTTAGTATCTCATCACAATAACAAGTACAGATGCGATATTGGTCCTTGGTGCAGCTCTAGTGCACTTTGGGCTTATGAACCAGGTGTAGGAGAGCACTGGCAAGAAGCTTGGACAGATCAAGGTATTTGCGCCATCGCACCACAAGTGAGCTTTATATCACCAACACCGAACAGCTCCCTATTACAAGGCAATCACTATGAGATTGCTGTTCAAGCGCAAGATGCTGACGGACAAATCAATCAGGTAAGTGTATATGCCAACGACACTTTACTTGCCAGTCTTTCACAAGCACCTTACTCCGTTACTTGGCAAGCACAACAGCTGGGCGCTATCTCGTTAAAAGCAACAGCAACAGACAATGAAGGCAACGTCGCTAGCAGTGCACAAATGGTAACGGTAACAGACAAGCCTTTAGTTGCCTCAATCACCTCCCCAAGTGCGGGCACCCAACTGACTCTCGGCAGCTCAGTGCAAGTCAAAGCAGATGCTGCAGCTTTAGTTGGGCAAGTCACTCAAGTTAGCTTTGCAATCGATGGAGTTGTCGTAGCCACAGACACCACCGCGCCTTATTCAACAACTTATACCCCCGCAAGTTTAGGTATGAAAACACTTGTCGCTACAGCCAAAGATAACTTGGGTAATGAGGCGCAAAGCGAGGGAGTGAGTATAAAAGTGATAGATAAGCCTCTTGGCAAAACCCATAAACTCATCGGCTACTGGCATAACTTTGTCAATCCAGCTGGCTGCCCGATCCCATTAAATCAAATTTCTGATGCCTGGGATATTATTGATATTGCCTTTGCCGACAACGATAGAAACTCTAACGGCACAGTTCATTTCAATTTGTTTGAAAAAGATATTCACTCAAATTGCCCACCCGTTGATCCTGTGCAATTTAAGCAAGATATGCAGAACCTACAGGCACAAGGTAAAGTGTTTGTACTTAGCCTTGGTGGCGCAGAAGGCACTATCACACTTAACACTGATAGTGATGAAGCCAATTTTGTGGCAAGCCTAACCGATATCATCAATGAATGGGGTTTTGACGGTTTAGACATTGACCTAGAAAGCGGCTCCAACCTCGTACATGGCTCGCAAATTCAAGCCAGACTACCTCGTGCACTAAAACAAATTGAGCAAAATGTAGGTGGCGATATGGTGCTAACCATGGCACCGGAGCACCCTTACGTGCACGGCGGAATGATCGCCTACTCAGGTATTTGGGGCGCATATATTCCTCTGATCAATGAGCTTCGAGAGACCTTAGATTTACTCCACGTACAACTGTATAACAATGGGGGATTACCCAATCCATATGAACCAGGCAGTGCGCCTGAAGGCTCTGTAAATATGATGGTAGCCCATGCCAAAATGCTCGTTGAAGGCTTTGACTTAGCCGACGGCTCTCGTTTTATGCCGTTACGCGATGATCAAGTAGCGATTGGTTTACCTTCAGGGCCTCAATCAGCTAATTCAGGTCAAGCGCCGATTGGTAATATTACAGCAGCGCTGGATTGCCTAATAAACGCCACCAACTGTTCATCGATTGTACCAAATAAGCGTTACCCTAACTTTGGTGGTGTTATGACTTGGTCTATCAACTGGGATAAATACGATGGTTATAACTTCTCTAAGCCGATTGGGGAGAAACTAACACAGCTTAATCAACAAAACTAA
- a CDS encoding heavy metal translocating P-type ATPase, producing MTTTVDLPVKGMTCASCAKRVEKAVMAVSGIDSANVNLASDTVSISGDLNITAVSDAVNAAGYQLDFVTKQFKVKGMTCASCSGRVEKSLNALEGVLSATVNLASEQVTVAVSPKVTDGDLQQVVKSAGYELVIKSNTEKSAEQANSTAFYHRDSWSVIGAAVLTLPLALPMFAMLFGKDWMLAPVWQWILATPVQFYFGARFYKAGWHALKAFTGNMDLLVSIGTSAAYGLSLYLWLTFDGEHGSPHLYFESSAAVLTLVLLGKFLEKRAKKKTTSALQALENLKPTSATVKRNGQWQTLSASELQKGDVVKIRPGERVPSDGVVINGNSNVDEALISGESIPLNKSKGDKVTGGSVNLDGVLEVEASAVGSESTLSKIIRLVEQAQGAKAPVQALVDKISSFFVPAVLLFALLTVLVWGGIFNQWSQGIVYAVAVLVIACPCALGLATPAAIMAGTGTAARHGILVKDAVALESATHIDYVVFDKTGTLTEGKPVLIQSKAVKGSEADLLELAYALSEHSEHPLSQAIVNFAQENKVRLNDVVNFKVIAGSGVSGDLNGRTIIMGSSKWMKQLDLELPTELIEVEGASISWLAEMKEEGAELLGLLCFSDKPKTNALRAVQSLQRDGIKVAMITGDSHASAEYVAKQLGLDNYDAEVLPQGKAAAIEAYQAKGYKVAMVGDGINDAPALAQSDLGIAMATGTEVAVNASAITLMRGNPALVSSSLKLANATYQNIKQNLFWAFAFNTVGIPLAALGYLNPILAGAAMACSSVLVITNALRLQRMSL from the coding sequence ATGACAACAACGGTAGACTTACCCGTGAAGGGGATGACGTGTGCTTCATGTGCAAAAAGAGTCGAAAAAGCGGTCATGGCAGTATCGGGCATCGATAGTGCGAATGTTAACTTGGCATCTGACACGGTGTCTATTTCAGGTGATTTAAACATCACAGCGGTAAGCGATGCGGTTAACGCAGCAGGGTATCAACTAGACTTTGTAACTAAGCAGTTCAAGGTCAAGGGGATGACATGTGCATCGTGTAGTGGTCGAGTAGAGAAAAGTTTAAATGCGCTTGAAGGTGTACTATCTGCCACTGTCAATTTGGCATCTGAGCAAGTCACTGTCGCAGTCTCGCCAAAAGTAACTGATGGTGATCTACAGCAAGTAGTTAAAAGCGCGGGATACGAACTGGTTATAAAAAGCAATACTGAAAAATCTGCAGAGCAAGCGAACAGCACGGCTTTTTATCATAGAGACAGCTGGTCGGTTATAGGCGCAGCAGTGTTAACTTTACCGCTCGCGCTACCTATGTTCGCAATGTTATTTGGTAAAGACTGGATGTTGGCACCAGTTTGGCAATGGATTTTAGCCACACCTGTGCAATTTTATTTTGGTGCTCGTTTTTATAAGGCTGGTTGGCACGCACTGAAGGCGTTTACTGGTAATATGGATCTCTTGGTGTCTATAGGAACCAGTGCCGCCTATGGCCTATCTCTTTACTTATGGCTTACCTTTGATGGGGAGCATGGCTCACCTCACCTATACTTTGAAAGCAGCGCTGCAGTTTTAACACTGGTATTGCTGGGTAAATTTCTTGAAAAAAGAGCTAAAAAAAAGACAACGAGTGCATTACAGGCCCTTGAAAATTTAAAACCAACGTCAGCGACGGTTAAGCGCAATGGACAATGGCAAACATTGTCAGCCTCTGAATTACAAAAAGGAGATGTCGTTAAGATCCGTCCTGGCGAGCGCGTTCCTTCAGATGGTGTTGTAATAAACGGCAATAGCAATGTTGACGAAGCGTTGATCAGTGGAGAAAGTATCCCCCTAAATAAATCCAAAGGCGATAAGGTGACTGGCGGATCTGTGAACTTGGATGGGGTACTAGAAGTTGAAGCGTCAGCGGTGGGTTCTGAATCAACATTATCAAAAATTATCCGCTTAGTAGAGCAGGCGCAAGGAGCAAAGGCCCCGGTTCAAGCTTTAGTAGACAAAATAAGTAGTTTCTTTGTTCCTGCTGTGTTGTTGTTTGCGCTATTAACCGTACTTGTGTGGGGCGGCATATTTAACCAATGGTCGCAAGGTATTGTTTACGCAGTTGCCGTGTTGGTAATAGCGTGTCCATGTGCGCTTGGTTTAGCTACACCTGCTGCCATAATGGCTGGCACGGGCACGGCAGCTCGACACGGGATTTTGGTTAAAGACGCTGTTGCTTTGGAAAGTGCAACGCACATTGACTACGTCGTGTTTGATAAAACAGGAACGCTTACAGAGGGCAAGCCGGTATTAATACAAAGTAAAGCTGTGAAAGGCAGTGAAGCTGATTTGTTAGAGTTAGCCTATGCATTGTCTGAACACAGTGAGCACCCTTTGTCTCAAGCTATTGTCAATTTTGCTCAGGAAAATAAAGTGAGATTGAATGATGTAGTAAATTTCAAAGTGATTGCTGGGAGTGGTGTTAGCGGGGATTTAAATGGCCGCACCATTATCATGGGGTCAAGTAAATGGATGAAGCAACTTGATTTGGAATTGCCAACGGAACTGATAGAGGTCGAGGGAGCTTCAATATCATGGCTAGCTGAGATGAAAGAGGAAGGGGCTGAGTTACTTGGGTTGTTATGCTTTTCTGATAAACCAAAAACGAACGCGCTACGTGCAGTTCAAAGCCTTCAACGTGATGGCATAAAGGTGGCAATGATAACGGGTGACTCTCATGCAAGCGCTGAGTATGTCGCTAAGCAGTTGGGCCTAGATAATTACGATGCGGAAGTTCTGCCCCAGGGGAAAGCCGCAGCGATTGAAGCTTATCAGGCTAAAGGATATAAAGTGGCGATGGTTGGTGACGGTATAAATGATGCGCCAGCACTAGCGCAGTCAGATTTAGGCATAGCAATGGCAACCGGGACTGAAGTGGCAGTGAATGCATCAGCTATCACATTAATGAGAGGTAATCCTGCATTAGTATCCTCTTCGTTGAAGCTTGCCAATGCAACTTATCAAAATATCAAACAGAACTTATTCTGGGCGTTTGCATTTAACACTGTTGGCATACCTTTGGCTGCTCTTGGATACTTAAATCCAATTCTAGCGGGAGCTGCAATGGCTTGTAGTAGCGTGCTTGTTATTACTAATGCTTTGCGGCTGCAAAGAATGTCGTTATAG
- a CDS encoding DEAD/DEAH box helicase, which produces MTFSDLGLSPAIVQTINEKGYSEPTPIQAKGIPAVLSGRDVMAAAQTGTGKTAAFTLPIIEQLLAHERPRANQALALVLAPTRELALQIAENVEAYSQGTRLRSAVVYGGVKINPQMMQLRKGVDILIATPGRLLDLHNQNAVKFNQLTTLVLDEADRMLDMGFIHDIKKIIKALPKQRQNLLFSATFSEPIQELAKGLIVDPIEISVTPKNAASKTVTQCVYGIDKAKKTKLLSHLIRSKKWQQVLVFCRTKHGANRLVTQLERDKIAGAAIHGNKSQSARVKALNGFKSGEISVLVATDIVARGLDIAELPYVVNYDLPNVYEDYVHRIGRTGRAGSDGFAVSFVTIDDADDLYGIERFIGALIPRAQEPGFEAQHPVPEKALDTRPIKQKKPKKPKVRKEHQAVDHGKLQQTSSAKKAKPNSANKVKQQRVKAAIDNPTNAKPKRRRFKPKPANTP; this is translated from the coding sequence ATGACATTTTCTGATTTGGGGTTATCTCCCGCTATTGTTCAAACAATTAATGAAAAAGGCTACAGTGAGCCGACACCTATCCAAGCAAAAGGGATCCCTGCGGTTTTAAGCGGACGAGATGTAATGGCTGCTGCGCAAACGGGAACGGGTAAAACAGCTGCCTTTACATTACCAATTATTGAGCAATTGTTGGCGCATGAGCGTCCTCGAGCAAACCAAGCCTTGGCTTTAGTGTTAGCGCCAACAAGAGAGCTCGCTCTGCAAATAGCGGAAAACGTAGAAGCATACAGTCAAGGTACGCGCTTGCGCTCTGCTGTGGTATATGGAGGGGTGAAAATCAACCCGCAAATGATGCAGCTTCGCAAAGGCGTAGATATTCTCATTGCAACACCTGGGCGCTTACTTGATTTGCATAACCAAAATGCGGTTAAATTTAACCAATTGACCACTTTGGTATTAGATGAAGCTGACCGTATGTTAGATATGGGCTTTATTCATGACATTAAAAAAATTATTAAAGCACTGCCCAAGCAGCGTCAAAACTTATTATTCTCAGCTACTTTTTCAGAACCAATTCAAGAGCTTGCTAAAGGCTTGATCGTTGATCCGATAGAGATCTCGGTAACACCCAAAAATGCCGCATCTAAAACAGTAACGCAGTGTGTTTACGGTATTGATAAAGCTAAGAAAACCAAATTGTTGAGCCACCTGATCCGTAGTAAAAAGTGGCAACAAGTTTTGGTGTTTTGTCGTACAAAGCATGGTGCTAACCGATTAGTTACCCAGCTTGAGAGAGACAAAATCGCGGGTGCAGCGATTCATGGTAATAAATCGCAATCGGCGAGGGTTAAAGCGCTCAATGGCTTTAAATCGGGTGAAATATCAGTACTGGTTGCCACCGATATTGTAGCTAGGGGGCTGGATATTGCTGAGTTACCATATGTTGTTAACTATGACTTGCCGAATGTGTATGAAGATTATGTGCATCGTATTGGTAGAACAGGGCGTGCTGGCAGTGATGGGTTTGCGGTGTCTTTTGTAACGATTGATGATGCGGATGATTTATATGGTATAGAGCGATTTATTGGTGCCTTGATCCCAAGAGCGCAAGAGCCGGGTTTTGAAGCGCAACACCCAGTACCAGAAAAGGCACTAGATACGCGTCCAATTAAACAAAAAAAACCTAAAAAGCCGAAGGTGCGCAAAGAGCATCAAGCTGTTGATCACGGTAAGCTCCAACAAACTTCCAGTGCGAAAAAAGCGAAACCAAACTCTGCAAACAAGGTTAAACAGCAACGTGTTAAAGCGGCGATTGACAATCCAACCAATGCTAAGCCAAAGCGTCGTCGTTTTAAGCCAAAACCTGCGAATACACCCTAA
- a CDS encoding MBL fold metallo-hydrolase RNA specificity domain-containing protein: MPTITFHGAAQEVTGSCHLVSSVSLGDVLLDCGMHQGMRAKRLISREQFSFNPLSIDMVILSHAHLDHCGRLPCLVHEGFSGPIYCTEATAQLLPIMLFDALSLYENDLRRENRKRARKGLADIDAQYSKADVLKVLDCLKPLPYKQHKSIGNGALVCFYDAGHILGSAIVELILNDEAKQKKLVFSGDLGNTDTLLMNDPTLLEDADIVLMEGTYGDREHKTLGDTQRQLQEILSNAFARGGNVMIPAFAVGRTQELLLYLGKLQQAGELDNWQVFLDSPMAIEVTSVYDQWLPTLDCEGVKKLCTGEQTLLKNFLSTLHLMVDAEDSMAINKISKGALVIAGSGMCTGGRITHHFKHRIWDSRNTIIFVGYQANGTLGRILVDGAQHVKLFGEDIIVKASIETLNGFSAHAGQAALIDWVSHFKTNPKVVLVHGEPDALEALADKLEQMHNIQAEIPVLGDTIEF; encoded by the coding sequence ATGCCAACAATTACATTTCATGGGGCTGCGCAAGAAGTAACAGGATCATGCCATTTAGTTAGCTCCGTATCACTGGGTGATGTATTGCTAGATTGTGGCATGCATCAAGGGATGAGAGCGAAGCGGTTGATTTCTCGTGAGCAGTTTTCTTTTAATCCGCTGAGTATAGACATGGTTATTTTATCGCATGCTCATCTAGACCATTGTGGTAGGTTGCCTTGCTTGGTACATGAGGGATTTTCCGGCCCGATTTATTGTACTGAGGCGACCGCGCAGCTACTGCCTATTATGCTATTCGATGCACTGAGTTTATATGAAAACGATTTACGAAGAGAAAACCGAAAGCGAGCTCGTAAGGGGCTAGCTGATATCGACGCTCAGTATAGTAAAGCTGATGTATTAAAAGTTTTAGACTGCCTTAAGCCACTTCCATATAAACAACACAAAAGCATTGGTAATGGTGCGTTAGTGTGTTTCTACGATGCGGGACACATACTCGGCTCTGCCATTGTAGAGCTAATATTGAATGATGAAGCAAAGCAGAAAAAGTTAGTGTTTTCTGGAGACTTGGGTAATACCGATACGTTATTGATGAATGACCCCACACTTTTGGAAGACGCAGACATCGTGTTGATGGAAGGTACGTATGGAGATCGTGAGCATAAAACTTTAGGTGATACACAAAGACAACTGCAAGAAATTTTGAGTAACGCCTTCGCCAGAGGAGGCAATGTGATGATCCCGGCGTTTGCTGTGGGTCGCACTCAGGAATTGCTACTTTATTTGGGAAAATTACAGCAGGCAGGAGAGCTGGATAATTGGCAGGTTTTTCTTGATAGTCCTATGGCTATAGAGGTCACGTCTGTCTATGACCAGTGGCTACCGACATTAGATTGCGAGGGAGTCAAAAAGTTGTGTACAGGTGAACAAACCCTGTTGAAGAATTTTTTATCCACGTTGCACTTGATGGTTGATGCTGAAGACTCGATGGCCATCAATAAAATTAGCAAAGGAGCGTTAGTTATTGCTGGCAGTGGCATGTGTACAGGAGGGCGTATCACGCATCACTTTAAGCACCGCATTTGGGATAGCCGTAACACGATTATTTTTGTGGGCTATCAAGCCAATGGTACGCTGGGGAGAATATTGGTTGATGGGGCTCAGCACGTTAAATTGTTTGGCGAAGATATTATCGTCAAAGCGAGTATTGAAACGCTAAATGGTTTCTCAGCGCATGCTGGTCAGGCGGCATTAATTGACTGGGTGAGTCACTTTAAGACGAATCCTAAAGTTGTGCTTGTACATGGTGAACCAGATGCATTAGAAGCGCTTGCGGATAAACTTGAGCAAATGCATAACATACAGGCAGAGATCCCGGTGCTTGGTGATACGATTGAGTTTTGA
- the cueR gene encoding Cu(I)-responsive transcriptional regulator, whose product MDTLLTIGEAAKLSGLTAKMIRNYEKSGLIRKSPRTASGYRLYNSEQLNQLRFIKRARNLGFSLSDIQSLLELWQNPDRESRVVKQLAQSHLEEIENKITQLQHMQQVLTELAQSCKGDTNPQCSILEQLAESHL is encoded by the coding sequence ATGGATACTCTATTAACTATCGGTGAAGCCGCTAAATTGAGTGGCTTAACAGCGAAAATGATCCGCAACTATGAAAAGTCAGGCTTGATCAGAAAGTCCCCAAGAACTGCAAGTGGCTATCGCTTGTATAATAGCGAGCAGTTAAATCAATTAAGGTTTATTAAACGAGCGCGCAACCTCGGGTTTTCGCTTTCAGATATTCAATCACTACTTGAGTTGTGGCAAAACCCAGACAGAGAAAGCCGAGTTGTTAAGCAGTTGGCGCAGTCGCACCTTGAAGAGATAGAAAACAAGATTACTCAGTTACAGCATATGCAGCAAGTGCTAACTGAGTTAGCTCAAAGCTGTAAAGGTGATACCAATCCTCAATGCAGTATTCTTGAACAGCTAGCCGAGTCTCATCTTTAA
- a CDS encoding AraC family transcriptional regulator yields the protein MNFDYKKRTSTRIDDSPIGKLLHSLRMESAFFTNSTFTRPWAVGMPCMPNCMMFHLIVEGCAHFEVGDSHFQLNEGDFVLFPKGEGHILSDGTCTLVKPLAELPIQNLTARYETLNFGGAGARSKLICGAMLFEHPLAIKLLGILPSFIRIDSNADESLNMVKSISELLKTETQNISVGAEAVIARLADILVIAAMRQYLTELSDDKLGWLSALEDERVGKALKLIHEKPDKHWSLEELACEVAMSRTSFAVQFKRLVGNTPMDYLTEWRMSLAYSRLQMSKDTVLCIALDTGYQSEASFSRAFKKVTGKTPGEVRKA from the coding sequence GTGAACTTTGATTATAAAAAACGTACGTCGACAAGGATAGACGACAGTCCAATCGGTAAACTGCTTCACTCTTTGCGCATGGAAAGTGCGTTTTTTACCAACTCTACCTTTACTCGCCCGTGGGCGGTCGGTATGCCGTGTATGCCGAATTGCATGATGTTTCATCTTATCGTAGAGGGTTGCGCGCATTTTGAGGTGGGAGATAGTCATTTTCAGTTAAATGAAGGTGATTTTGTGCTTTTTCCTAAAGGTGAGGGGCATATTCTTTCAGATGGAACATGTACGTTGGTAAAGCCACTTGCTGAGCTACCTATTCAGAATCTGACCGCACGTTATGAAACACTTAATTTTGGGGGAGCAGGAGCGCGTAGTAAGCTTATTTGTGGTGCTATGCTGTTTGAGCATCCTTTAGCAATTAAATTGCTTGGCATATTACCTTCTTTTATTCGCATCGATTCTAATGCCGACGAGTCACTGAATATGGTAAAAAGTATTAGTGAGCTGCTTAAAACTGAAACACAAAATATCTCAGTGGGTGCCGAGGCGGTTATTGCACGTTTAGCCGATATTTTGGTGATTGCAGCAATGCGACAATACTTAACAGAGCTCAGTGACGACAAGCTCGGGTGGCTTAGTGCACTGGAAGATGAACGTGTAGGGAAAGCCCTAAAGCTTATCCATGAGAAGCCAGATAAGCATTGGTCTTTAGAAGAGCTTGCTTGTGAGGTCGCAATGTCAAGAACCAGCTTTGCCGTTCAGTTTAAGCGACTAGTGGGCAATACACCGATGGATTACTTGACTGAATGGCGGATGTCACTGGCCTACTCAAGATTGCAAATGAGTAAAGATACCGTGCTTTGTATCGCGCTTGATACGGGCTATCAGTCTGAAGCTTCGTTTTCTAGAGCTTTTAAAAAAGTTACAGGGAAAACCCCTGGAGAAGTTCGCAAAGCGTAA